The segment CAGCAGTTCAGGCATATAATTTCGGTCCAGCCTATATTGACTATATTGCTGAGCATGGTGGAGAACATACACTCTCGTTAGCTAAAGAATACTCCAGAACAGTAGTAGCACCAATCTTAGGGAATACTACAGAAGAAACATATACCTATTTTCATCCCTTGGCTTTGCTAAATGGCGGGAAGTTATATGTAAATGGTGGAAATATCTACTATGCTAGACAGGTTCGTTTTAATATGCACCTGATGCGCCTCATTAATTTATTTTAATACCTATCAAACTCATCGGAAATCTGATGAGTTTTTAACTACAGCATTTTTACAAACTAGGTAAAATTGTAGTATAATAAAGAGAATAGGAGACAGAGTGATGAAACGAAATGTATTGATTACAGGTGCAAGTAGTGGTATTGGCAAAGCAATCGCTTATGTGTTTGCTGCTAATGGTGATAATATCATCATTACAGGACGAAGATTGGACAAACTAGAAGAAATTAAGCAAGATATTGAAGAGCAATACCATGTTCAGGTATCAGTTCATTCATTTGATATTACGAATATGGAACAAACAATTGTAAATTGTCAAAAAATCTTAGAAGAAGTCGGACAAATTCATATTTTGGTAAACAATGCTGGTCTGGCATTGGGATTGGACAAATTCCAAGACTATGATTTGACTGACATGATGACAATGGTTGATACCAATATTAAAGGATTACTAACTGTGACACGTCAGTTATTGCCACAAATGGTTGAAAATAATGAGGGTCATATTATCAATATTGGATCAACGGCCGGTATTTATGCCTATGCAGGTGCTGCTGTCTATGCTGCAACCAAATCAGCTGTCAAAGTGCTTTCAGACGGTATCCGTATTGACACGATTGATAAAAATATCAAGGTAACTACGTTACAACCCGGTATCGTTGAGACTGATTTTAGCCAAGTCCGTTTTCATGGAGATAAAGAGAGAGCGGCGTCAGTCTATCAAGGAATTGATGCTCTTCAAGCAAATGATATTGCCAGCTGTACTCTATTTGTTGCAAATCAACCTGCACACGTGCAGATTTCTGATATGACCATTATGGCAACCAAACAGGCAACTGGCTTTACTATTCATAGAGATTAGAGGGGAGATAGCTAGAATGAACAGAAAATATTTAGCACTCGCTCTTGGCTTACTCACTATCATGTCGCTTTCTGCCTGTCAAACTGAAAAGAAGGGCAGTTCCGCAAGTACCTCAACTGCTGATACCCAGGTTTCTAATGCCAATACAAGCACGTCATCAACAATCCAACGTGAGATTTCTCTTAGTTCTATGGATATAGATGCTCTAATGCAAGGCAATTACGATAGTATACTAGGCACCTGGCAAAATAGCCAAGGAAATTCACTAGTCTTCAATAGCAAAGGATTAGTAGCAGATAGCCAGTCCTTACTTGGCCGCGGAAAAATAACTGATGGAATTTTTGAAACAGGCTATGTAGACGCAACGATTGGCGATGTAACACTATTAATGATTCCTAAAGGAACACAAGCAAATACAACTGAGATAGACACTACTGACTCTACGCGCGATAGAATGATTGTAATAAGCCAAGAAACAACAGCAGATGTGGTAGATGTCTATTATCGCTTGACCAATTCAGCCACTAGCGGTATAGACCCATTAAAAAATACTGAAACAGGCGTACAGTTGGATAGTGGACCAAAAACGATTGATTATGCCAACTCAATTTTAGGCGAAAACAATTGGCGCGTCATTGAAGGAAACTACACGCGCACCGAATCTATTCCTTATAATGTTTTGGAAGGCGATGATAATGCCCGTTACACTATTTACCAAAACGGTGTTATTATCAATGCAGATTATCAAATTGTTTATCAACCATAATGATTCTCTAGGAGGTTAGATATGACATTCACATCATTTGAACTAACACGCAATGTGCAAGATTTTCATTTGGCAGCCTTTGCCTACTATGATGGACTAGATGTAATCGACCAACTCAAGCCAGGAACACCTGTTCAGCTAGTCGGAGAACCTTCAAACCCACATGACTCAGAAGCTGTAGCAATCTTTTATCAGGGCACAAAGTTAGGATATATCCCATCGGATAAAAACTCACTAATCAGTCGCTTAATCTATTTTGGACACGGCGATATTCTAGAGGCGCGTATTCAGATGTCCAATACAGAAAATCATCCTGATCGCCAGTTTCGAGTCGTTGTAAAACTAAAAGATAATCGTAAAAATGATAGTCGGTAATTTACCCAATGTCATTAAGTTAAGCATTTAAACAATTAAAGG is part of the Streptococcus suis genome and harbors:
- a CDS encoding DUF6287 domain-containing protein → MNRKYLALALGLLTIMSLSACQTEKKGSSASTSTADTQVSNANTSTSSTIQREISLSSMDIDALMQGNYDSILGTWQNSQGNSLVFNSKGLVADSQSLLGRGKITDGIFETGYVDATIGDVTLLMIPKGTQANTTEIDTTDSTRDRMIVISQETTADVVDVYYRLTNSATSGIDPLKNTETGVQLDSGPKTIDYANSILGENNWRVIEGNYTRTESIPYNVLEGDDNARYTIYQNGVIINADYQIVYQP
- a CDS encoding HIRAN domain-containing protein, whose translation is MTFTSFELTRNVQDFHLAAFAYYDGLDVIDQLKPGTPVQLVGEPSNPHDSEAVAIFYQGTKLGYIPSDKNSLISRLIYFGHGDILEARIQMSNTENHPDRQFRVVVKLKDNRKNDSR
- a CDS encoding SDR family NAD(P)-dependent oxidoreductase, with the translated sequence MKRNVLITGASSGIGKAIAYVFAANGDNIIITGRRLDKLEEIKQDIEEQYHVQVSVHSFDITNMEQTIVNCQKILEEVGQIHILVNNAGLALGLDKFQDYDLTDMMTMVDTNIKGLLTVTRQLLPQMVENNEGHIINIGSTAGIYAYAGAAVYAATKSAVKVLSDGIRIDTIDKNIKVTTLQPGIVETDFSQVRFHGDKERAASVYQGIDALQANDIASCTLFVANQPAHVQISDMTIMATKQATGFTIHRD